GACAGGTGAAGGCCGCGAAGGGCGGCCCAGAAGCCAAGGACGGCAGCAACGGCCGAGAGCGATGTCCACCAGAGCTGGAACTCGATCGGCATTCCCCCGCGATAGGCCAGCATGGCGACGAAATGGGTTGCCCAGACGGAAAGCCCGCCGGCGAAGGCAGCTATCGCGATCCAGCTTCGCCGGCGTTCTTCGTTGCATTCGTCGGCTCGGACCAGCAGGAGGAAAAAGGCCAGCATGCCCGCAAGCGCGATACTCGCAGCAAGGACGACCATAAGGCGATCATGCTGAACCGTTACGCATTCCAACACTGTAAACATGGCGCACCCCGTTGTGGCGTCGCTCACTGTGCAGAAGCACAGGTTGTATTTTCCTTAATATGAGGGAGCAGGAAATTAGACATCACTAACTCGACAATAAGTAGTTTCAACTGAGATGATGCTCGCCATAAGATGGCATATACCATATGATTTTGTTGACGAAATTCAGTATTGACAACGAGAAAAGGCCGGGCGTTTCCGCCCGGCCTTTCGCACGATCTGCAACCAGTGATCTTACTTGATCATCGGCAGAAGCTCGGAAACGGACTTCTTGGCATCGCCATAGAACATGCGCGTGTTCTCCTTGTAGAACAGCGGGTTCTCGATACCGGAATAGCCGGTGCCCTGGCCACGCTTGGAAACGAAGACCTGCTTGGCCTTCCACACTTCCAGAACCGGCATGCCGGCAATCGGCGAGTTCGGGTCTTCCTGGGCGGCCGGGTTGACGATGTCGTTCGAGCCGATGACGATGACCACGTCCGTGTTCGGGAAGTCGTCGTTGATCTCATCCATTTCCAGAACGATGTCGTAAGGCACCTTGGCTTCGGCGAGCAGCACGTTCATGTGACCCGGCAGACGACCGGCGACCGGATGGATGGCGAAGCGCACTTCCTTGCCGGCTGCACGCAGCTTGCGGGTCAGTTCGGAAACCGCCTGCTGGGCCTGCGCGACCGCCATGCCGTAGCCCGGAACGATGATGACGCTGTCGGCATCGTTGAGTGCATTGGCAACACCTTCGGCATCGATGGCGATCTGTTCCCCGGTGATTTCCATGGCCGGACCGGTGGTGCCACCGAAGCCGCCGAGGATGACCGAGACGAAGGAACGGTTCATCGCCTTGCACATGATGTAGGACAGGATCGCACCCGACGAGCCGACCAGCGCGCCGGTAACGATCAGAAGGTCGTTGCCGAGCGTGAAGCCGATGGCCGCCGCAGCCCAGCCGGAATAGCTGTTCAGCATCGACACCACCACCGGCATGTCGGCGCCGCCGATGCCCATGATGAGGTGGTAGCCGATGAAGAAGGCGAGCAGCGTCATCAGGATCAGCGTCCAGACGCCCGCGCCGTTGAAGTACATAATCATCAGCAGCAGTGACAGGATCGCCGCGCCGGCATTGAGCATATGCCCTCCCGGCAGCTTCTTGGCCTTGCCATCGACCTTGCCGGCCAGCTTGCCGAAGGCGATGACCGAACCGGTGAAGGTAACCGCGCCGATGAACACGCCGAGGAAGACCTCGATCTTCATGATGGCGAGTTCGACAGGCTCCTTGTGGGCAAGGATTGCCGCAAAGCCGGTGAGCGCCGCGCGGCCGGCTTCGTCCATGGTCGCCACGCGCCATGCTTCGATATGGGCGTTGTAGCCGATAAAGACGGCGGCCAGACCGACGAAGGAATGGAGTGCTGCAACGAGCTGCGGCATCTCGGTCATCTGGACGCGGCTTGCCACGTAATGGCCGAGCACTGAACCGCCGGCGATCATCAGCAGGATGATGAACCAGTTGCCGACGCCCGGTCCGAAGACCGTGGCCACCACGGCAAGGCCCATGCCGATGATGCCATACCAGACGGCGCGCTTGGCGCTTTCCTGGCCGGAGAGGCCACCGAGGGAAAGGATGAAAAGAACGGCCGCGGCAATGTAGGCGGCGGAAACGATACCGATCGTCATGATAAGATTCCTTCCCCGATCAGGACTTCTGGAACATGGCAAGCATGCGCCGGGTGACGAGGAAGCCACCGACGATGTTGACCGTGGCAATCAGCACCGACAATGCGGCAAGGATCACCACCAGCCAGTTGCCTGACCCGATCTGTAGGAGTGCGCCCAGGATGACGATGCCGGAAATGGCGTTCGTCACCGCCATCAGCGGCGTGTGCAGCGAGTGGCTGACATTCCAGATGACCTGGAAGCCGATGAAGCAGGCGAGCACGAAAACGATGAAATGGCTCATGAAGCTGGCCGGGGCATAGGCGCCGACGACCAGCAGCAGCGCCGTGCCGATGGCAAGCAGACCGGCCTGATTGCGGGTCTGGGCCTTGAAGGCGGCGACCTCCTTGGCGCGCTTCTCCTCCGGGGTGGGTTCCTTGACCTTCTCCTTCGGCTTCTGCGCGGCGATGGCCTGGACCTTCGGCGGCGGCGGCGGGAAGGTAATCTCGCCCTGATAGGTCACGGTCGCGCCGCGGATGACGTCGTCTTCCATGTTGTGAACGAGGACGCCGTCCTTGGCCGGCGTCAGGTCCGTCATCATGTGGCGGATGTTGGTCGAATAGAGGGTCGACGACTGCGTCGCCATGCGGCTCGGGAAGTCCGTGTAGCCGATGACGGTGACGCCGTTGTCGGAAACGACCTTCTGGTCGGCGACCGTCAGGTCGCAGTTGCCGCCGCGCTCGGCGGCAAGGTCGATCACGACCGAACCCGGCTTCATCGCGGCAACCATGTCCGCAAGCCACAGCTTCGGTGCATCGCGGCCCGGAATGAGAGCCGTGGTAATGACGATATCCATGTCGGGAGCGAGTTCACGGAACTTCGCCAGCTGCTTTTCGCGGAATTCCGGCGAGGAAGGCGCGGCATAGCCGCCCGTCGCGGCGCCGTCCTGCTGCTCGGCGAAATCGAGGAAGACGAATTCGGCACCCATCGACTCGATCTGCTCGGCCACTTCTGGGCGAACGTCGAAGGCGTAGGTGATAGCGCCGAGCGAGGTCGCCGTACCGATGGCGGCAAGACCGGCAACGCCGGCACCGATGACCAGCACCTTGGCCGGGGGAACCTTGCCGGCGGCCGTGACCTGACCGGTGAAGAAGCGGCCGAAGTTGTTACCTGCCTCGATGACGGCGCGGTAGCCCGCGATGTTCGCCATGGAGGAAAGAGCGTCCATCTTCTGGGCGCGGCTGATGCGCGGCACCATGTCCATGGCGATGACGTTCGCGCCGGTCTCCTTGGCCTGCTCCAGGAGTTCCTTGTTCTGGCCCGGATAGAAGAACGAGATCAGTGTCTTGCCGGCGGCCAACCGTTCGACTTCTGCCGTTTCCGGCGGGCGAACCTTTGCGATGACGTCGGCCTGCGCAAAGAGCGCCTCCGCATTCTCGATGACGGTGACACCGGCAGCACGATACGTGTCGTCGGAAAAGCCCGCAGCCTTGCCGGCACCGGCCTCGATCAAACATTCATACCCGAGCTTCTGCAGTTGAAGCGCACTGTCTGGCGTCATGGCCACGCGCGCTTCGCCGGCAAAAGTCTCCTTTGGCGAACCGATCTTCAATCCCATATTCCCAATCCTTGGCCAAAAGTCGAAATTTTCAGTCGGCGGACACGATCAGAACCGCCGTAATATGTCCAGCCCAAATGAACTCCTATGTGTTCGGTTTTGCCAATGGGGCATTTTGCCATTACCGAATGTTTCCACAGATGCGACAGATTTGGCACGCCTGATGTCGCAACCAGCGTCAATGGAACAATTCGCGCCTCCTCCTGTTAACTACCCGGTTTTTCAGAATAAAGGAGATGATAATGCTGCACTGGATCCTGATTTTCCTGCTGATCGCCGCCGTCGCAAGCCTGCTCGGCTTTCGCGGTGTCGCCGGCGCCTCCGCCGGCATCGCCAAGATCCTCATTTTTGTCGTTCTGGTGATCCTTATCATCGCTCTTTTCACAGGCGTGATCATCGTCGCCTGAGGCGCAAGCCGATTATCTGGAACTGAGGCGCGCGCTGATTATCCGCCATGATTCCCCACGCGGTCGGCCGGCTCACAAGCCGGCCGATTTCTTTTGCAGGCACAAACGGGTGAAGAAGATCAGATGAAGGGACGCTGACGTGTCTCATCCGGCTGCCAGTTTGCCACCTCGCACAGGGCGCGGACGTCGAGGATATCGCAGCCGCGATCGAGCCAGCGGATCATTCCCCGATCGCTCAGCCGCTTGAGCGTCTTGTTGGTGTGGACCACCGACAGGCCGAGCGTATCGGCAACATGCGCCTGCGTCACCGGCACATGGCGCCTGTCCTCGTCCAGCAGCCCCGCCAGCCTTCCGCGCTCATGGAGAAAGGCCAGCAGGTAGGCCGCCCTTTCCAGCGCCGTACGCCGGCCGATGCTGAGCAGGTGTTCGTCGAGGATCGACTCCTCGCGGGCGGCAAGCCAGGTCAGGTCATAGGCAAGCCCTGCATGCTTTTCGAACAGGGAGAACAGGCGACTGCGCTCGAACATGCAGAGCGCCATCGGCGTCAGCGCCTCGACGGAATGCTGCATTTCGGCCATCACCGCACCCTGCAGGCCGACCATGTCGCCCGGCACGACATAATTGAGGATCTGACGCCGGCCATCCTCGAGGATCTTGTAGCGAAAGCCCCATCCTTCGAGCACGGTATAGAGATGCGCGCTGTTGGTTCCCTCCACCAGCACCGTGGCCCCGGCATCGGTGTTCAGTTCACCACGCTTGAAATGGGAAACGAAATCAAGCTCCTCGTCCGAGAAAGCGCGAAAATGCGCCTTCGCGCGAAGCGGACAGGCGGTGCAACGCACCCGGGCGGAACTCTGGCGAAAGTCGCTTGCCATGCAATGTCCTCTTTTCTACCGCAAAAGGGTTCCATTCGCTCGAATGTTCCATCGGGAAGGATATCCATTACCGGGACATGTCTTTTTTAAATGACCGCGCCGAGGACGGCCGCCAAGGTCGCGAGGCACAGGAAGGAAAAGCCATGCAAAACCCGTTGCTTCGTGTTCTTGTCGTGGAGAGCCAGGTCCTGATCGCGGTGGAGATCGAATACATCCTCACGGAACAGCTGGGATGCGACGTTACCGTCACCACGCTTGCCCGGTATGAAGACGCGCTCTGCGATGGCCCGTATGATGTGGTCCTGATAGACGCCGCCCCATCGAAGACGACGAACCGCGCCCGCGTCGAGCAGATCCGGGCGGCGGGAGCCGCCGCGGTACTGCTTTCGTCCTATGAGGATTTCGCCGAGGAAGATCCCTCCACCGCCGGTCTTCCAAAACTGGAAAAGCCTTTCGACCCGGCCGATCTCGTTGAGATCGTTCGCGAGGCGGCCAGTCGCCGGGTCTGAGCCGGCGATCAGACGGCGAAAGCGCGCTTCGTGACGGCAGAGCTGTCGGCATCGGGGCCGTAATCGCCCTGCCCGCTCACGCCGAGGATTTCCTGCAGCCTGTTGCGGGCGCGATTGATACGGCTCTTGATCGTACCGACAGCGCAGCCGCAGATTTCCGCCGCTTCTTCGTAAGCAAAACCGGAGGCCCCCACCAGGATGATCGCTTCGCGCTGGTCGCTCGGCAACTGGTCGAGCGCCCGCTTGAAGTCCTGCAGATCGAGCGAACCGTATTGCTGGGGATGGGTTGCGAGCTGCGCGGTAAAAATGCCGTCGCTATCGGATACCTCACGGCCACGCTTGCGCATCTGCGAGTAGAATTCGTTGCGCAGGATCGTGAAGAGCCAGGCTTTCATGTTGGTGCCCGGTTCGAAATGATCCTGCTTGGCCCACGCCTTCATGATCGTTTCCTGCACCAGATCGTCGGCCATGT
The window above is part of the Rhizobium sp. ACO-34A genome. Proteins encoded here:
- the pntB gene encoding NAD(P) transhydrogenase subunit beta (catalyzes reversible transfer of hydride ion equivalent between NAD and NADP; membrane-bound proton pump that translocates protons from cytosolic to periplasmic side of the inner membrane; forms a tetramer composed of two alpha and 2 beta subunits; AB-stereospecific enzyme), which translates into the protein MTIGIVSAAYIAAAVLFILSLGGLSGQESAKRAVWYGIIGMGLAVVATVFGPGVGNWFIILLMIAGGSVLGHYVASRVQMTEMPQLVAALHSFVGLAAVFIGYNAHIEAWRVATMDEAGRAALTGFAAILAHKEPVELAIMKIEVFLGVFIGAVTFTGSVIAFGKLAGKVDGKAKKLPGGHMLNAGAAILSLLLMIMYFNGAGVWTLILMTLLAFFIGYHLIMGIGGADMPVVVSMLNSYSGWAAAAIGFTLGNDLLIVTGALVGSSGAILSYIMCKAMNRSFVSVILGGFGGTTGPAMEITGEQIAIDAEGVANALNDADSVIIVPGYGMAVAQAQQAVSELTRKLRAAGKEVRFAIHPVAGRLPGHMNVLLAEAKVPYDIVLEMDEINDDFPNTDVVIVIGSNDIVNPAAQEDPNSPIAGMPVLEVWKAKQVFVSKRGQGTGYSGIENPLFYKENTRMFYGDAKKSVSELLPMIK
- a CDS encoding NAD(P) transhydrogenase subunit alpha — translated: MKIGSPKETFAGEARVAMTPDSALQLQKLGYECLIEAGAGKAAGFSDDTYRAAGVTVIENAEALFAQADVIAKVRPPETAEVERLAAGKTLISFFYPGQNKELLEQAKETGANVIAMDMVPRISRAQKMDALSSMANIAGYRAVIEAGNNFGRFFTGQVTAAGKVPPAKVLVIGAGVAGLAAIGTATSLGAITYAFDVRPEVAEQIESMGAEFVFLDFAEQQDGAATGGYAAPSSPEFREKQLAKFRELAPDMDIVITTALIPGRDAPKLWLADMVAAMKPGSVVIDLAAERGGNCDLTVADQKVVSDNGVTVIGYTDFPSRMATQSSTLYSTNIRHMMTDLTPAKDGVLVHNMEDDVIRGATVTYQGEITFPPPPPKVQAIAAQKPKEKVKEPTPEEKRAKEVAAFKAQTRNQAGLLAIGTALLLVVGAYAPASFMSHFIVFVLACFIGFQVIWNVSHSLHTPLMAVTNAISGIVILGALLQIGSGNWLVVILAALSVLIATVNIVGGFLVTRRMLAMFQKS
- a CDS encoding DUF1328 domain-containing protein, yielding MLHWILIFLLIAAVASLLGFRGVAGASAGIAKILIFVVLVILIIALFTGVIIVA
- a CDS encoding Crp/Fnr family transcriptional regulator, with amino-acid sequence MASDFRQSSARVRCTACPLRAKAHFRAFSDEELDFVSHFKRGELNTDAGATVLVEGTNSAHLYTVLEGWGFRYKILEDGRRQILNYVVPGDMVGLQGAVMAEMQHSVEALTPMALCMFERSRLFSLFEKHAGLAYDLTWLAAREESILDEHLLSIGRRTALERAAYLLAFLHERGRLAGLLDEDRRHVPVTQAHVADTLGLSVVHTNKTLKRLSDRGMIRWLDRGCDILDVRALCEVANWQPDETRQRPFI
- a CDS encoding RNA polymerase subunit sigma (Bacteria have multiple sigma factors which are active under specific conditions; the sigma factor binds with the catalytic core of RNA polymerase to produce the holoenzyme and directs bacterial core RNA polymerase to specific promoter elements to initiate transcription), producing MKAEDLSNDRSFKREMLAALPNLRAFAVSLTGRHHMADDLVQETIMKAWAKQDHFEPGTNMKAWLFTILRNEFYSQMRKRGREVSDSDGIFTAQLATHPQQYGSLDLQDFKRALDQLPSDQREAIILVGASGFAYEEAAEICGCAVGTIKSRINRARNRLQEILGVSGQGDYGPDADSSAVTKRAFAV